A single window of Deltaproteobacteria bacterium DNA harbors:
- a CDS encoding DUF4445 domain-containing protein, translating into MAKHKVVFQPEGSKVEVAAGNTLLEAAGEAGVYINSLCGGEGVCGKCRVQITKGEVKPDSHSIRFLSREEIQEGFVLACQTEVHADLEVWVPPEARLEEEQILTAENIVNYNPPEGLDLSDTGHRPSLLYVPLTQKWHLPLPQPTLADNISDLDRIYREIRKKIETRHLEISLTTLRGMSRLLRQSNWDVTATLHPYNEHCVEIISLEAGNTSTANYGIACDVGTTTIVAQLIDLRSGISLGVEASHNQQAKYGEDVISRMIYACGRGGLSPIHQAVIDTTNKLIDSLLEKHQVAAESVTAFVAAGNTTMTHLFLGLEPCTIRLEPYIPTANHLPSAPAEELNLHLNPRAVVYCMPGVSSYVGGDITAGVLASGISNTPKVCALIDIGTNGEIVIGNNEWLVCCSASAGPAFEGSGTKCGMRATRGAIQKVIIQGDELRYETIGNAKPRGICGSGLIDTIAELFRNRILDPNGKFPRETTNDRIVVRDNSAEYILAREDETETGKPVVITEEDISNLIKSKGAILAAMRVLLSSVGMSFTDLEEIYVAGGFGNYLDVEKAILIGLLPDVPVDRVRFIGNSSLTGARMALLSRHAYSCASTLARQMTYFELSVDPTFYDEFVAALFLPHTDIDLFPTVKKIMAGS; encoded by the coding sequence ACAGCCATAGCATCAGATTTCTCAGCAGGGAAGAGATACAGGAGGGCTTCGTCCTTGCCTGCCAGACGGAAGTACACGCTGATCTGGAAGTGTGGGTCCCGCCTGAAGCGCGTCTGGAAGAGGAACAGATTCTTACGGCCGAAAACATTGTCAACTACAATCCTCCTGAAGGGCTGGATCTGAGTGACACAGGCCACAGGCCGTCGCTTCTCTACGTCCCCTTGACCCAAAAATGGCATCTTCCTTTGCCGCAGCCCACACTGGCCGACAATATCTCTGACCTCGACCGCATTTATCGTGAGATCCGCAAGAAGATAGAGACCCGCCATTTGGAGATCTCACTCACTACCCTGAGAGGCATGAGCCGTTTGCTCCGCCAGAGCAATTGGGACGTGACAGCCACTCTTCATCCTTACAACGAACATTGTGTGGAAATCATCTCTCTCGAAGCCGGCAATACCAGCACAGCCAATTACGGCATTGCCTGCGATGTTGGCACTACCACTATCGTGGCCCAGTTGATCGACCTGCGCTCCGGCATCAGCCTGGGAGTAGAAGCAAGTCACAACCAGCAGGCCAAGTACGGCGAGGACGTGATCTCGCGCATGATTTATGCCTGCGGCCGGGGAGGCCTCTCGCCCATCCATCAGGCCGTAATCGACACCACCAATAAACTCATCGACTCCTTGTTGGAAAAACACCAGGTGGCGGCAGAGAGCGTTACTGCCTTTGTAGCTGCTGGCAACACCACCATGACGCACCTTTTCCTGGGGCTGGAACCCTGCACAATCAGGCTGGAACCTTACATCCCCACAGCCAATCATCTCCCCTCTGCACCTGCCGAAGAACTCAATCTTCATCTGAATCCTAGAGCTGTAGTGTACTGTATGCCGGGTGTGAGTTCTTACGTAGGAGGCGACATTACTGCCGGCGTGCTGGCATCCGGGATCAGCAATACTCCAAAAGTATGTGCCCTCATTGACATTGGTACCAATGGTGAAATCGTCATCGGCAACAATGAATGGCTCGTATGTTGTTCTGCTTCTGCCGGCCCTGCTTTTGAGGGCAGCGGCACCAAATGCGGCATGCGGGCAACCCGCGGAGCCATCCAGAAGGTGATCATTCAGGGTGATGAACTCCGTTACGAAACCATCGGCAATGCCAAACCAAGGGGAATATGCGGCTCTGGTCTCATAGACACCATTGCAGAGCTGTTCCGCAATCGCATTCTGGATCCCAACGGTAAGTTTCCTCGAGAAACCACCAATGATCGAATTGTAGTGCGCGACAATTCAGCAGAGTACATCCTCGCCCGAGAAGATGAAACGGAAACAGGCAAGCCAGTGGTCATCACAGAAGAGGATATCAGCAACCTCATTAAGTCCAAGGGTGCCATCCTTGCCGCCATGCGAGTACTGCTGAGCAGTGTGGGCATGTCGTTTACCGATCTGGAAGAAATTTACGTGGCTGGCGGCTTCGGCAATTATCTCGATGTAGAAAAGGCTATTCTCATAGGCCTGCTCCCCGACGTGCCAGTGGATCGGGTGCGCTTCATCGGCAACAGCTCTCTTACTGGTGCGCGTATGGCCCTCTTGTCCAGACATGCATACTCGTGCGCCTCCACGCTGGCCCGGCAGATGACCTACTTTGAACTATCGGTGGACCCCACCTTCTACGACGAATTCGTTGCTGCCCTGTTTCTGCCACATACGGATATCGATCTGTTTCCAACTGTCAAGAAGATAATGGCCGGCAGCTAG